A single Hippocampus zosterae strain Florida chromosome 19, ASM2543408v3, whole genome shotgun sequence DNA region contains:
- the LOC127592623 gene encoding galectin-3 isoform X4 — translation MDVSSSPQYQMQAQHADVLCGSCPPGSAPQTSAVWPGQTPGTGFPSWPAQATQQILPTQQQVQPTQQASQPAPCWTGQPNTPCWLGTQPLPVSGPSPLPVPPQILTPSPAPPASMIPASAPAQTVAPAPSQICQPCWPGQYQPAQPPVQVQVPFQVPALSPVPVPAPAPISTPTHAPTPSLHPSLPTWAAHPGWPYNPGQPGWPGQNPALVPKHWLPPTSGPLSVPYNLNLARGVYDKMMMTILGQIKPNAKMFTINFLRGNDIAFHINPRFGEGGKQVLVRNHKVGEHWGPEERDLKGPFPFALGSPFEMKILCTQDSFRVAVNNIPLFEFRHRVRELNQINRINILHDVVLTYVNVETLP, via the exons ATGGATGTAAGTAGCTCCCCACAGTATCAGATGCAAGCACAG CATGCTGATGTTCTGTGTGGCAGCTGCCCGCCTGGTTCTGCCCCACAGACTAGCGCCGTTTGGCCAGGCCAGACGCCTGGAACCGGCTTCCCCAGCTGGCCTGCGCAGGCCACCCAGCAGATATTGCCCACCCAGCAGCAGGTCCAGCCCACCCAGCAG GCCTCGCAACCTGCACCGTGCTGGACCGGGCAGCCTAACACTCCATGCTGGTTGGGGACTCAACCGTTGCCCGTCTCTGGACCCAGCCCTCTTCCGGTCCCACCTCAGATCCTAACACCCTCGCCTGCTCCACCTGCAAGCATGATCCCTGCTTCAGCTCCGGCTCAGACCGTGGCTCCGGCTCCGAGTCAAATCTGCCAGCCTTGTTGGCCTGGCCAGTATCAGCCTGCCCAGCCTCCGGTTCAGGTTCAGGTACCCTTTCAGGTCCCGGCTTTATCTCCAGTTCCTGTTCCAGCACCCGCTCCCATTTCCACCCCTACTCATGCTCCAACCCCGAGCCTCCATCCATCTTTGCCAACATGGGCTGCCCATCCTGGTTGGCCATACAACCCCGGACAGCCAGGATGGCCCGGACAGAACCCGGCCCTGGTGCCGAAACACTGGCTGCCGCCAACATCAGGACCACTA AGCGTACCATACAATCTAAACCTGGCTCGAGGTGTCTACGACAAGATGATGATGACCATTCTGGGCCAGATAAAACCTAATGCGAAAAT GTTCACTATAAACTTCCTACGAGGCAATGACATCGCCTTCCACATCAACCCTCGCTTCGGTGAAGGGGGAAAGCAAGTGTTGGTGCGTAATCACAAGGTGGGCGAGCATTGGGGTCCGGAGGAGAGGGACCTGAAGGGACCCTTCCCCTTTGCCCTGGGGAGCCCCTTTGAG ATGAAGATCTTGTGCACACAAGACTCCTTCCGCGTGGCGGTCAACAACATTCCGTTGTTTGAATTCCGCCACCGTGTCCGCGAGCTCAACCAgatcaacagaatcaacatccTGCATGATGTTGTCCTCACTTATGTCAATGTGGAGACACTTCCGTAG
- the LOC127592623 gene encoding galectin-3 isoform X2: protein MDLVSSILSTLSLPRISILAPDPPPSTPSPPPLPPSPLQHADVLCGSCPPGSAPQTSAVWPGQTPGTGFPSWPAQATQQILPTQQQVQPTQQASQPAPCWTGQPNTPCWLGTQPLPVSGPSPLPVPPQILTPSPAPPASMIPASAPAQTVAPAPSQICQPCWPGQYQPAQPPVQVQVPFQVPALSPVPVPAPAPISTPTHAPTPSLHPSLPTWAAHPGWPYNPGQPGWPGQNPALVPKHWLPPTSGPLSVPYNLNLARGVYDKMMMTILGQIKPNAKMFTINFLRGNDIAFHINPRFGEGGKQVLVRNHKVGEHWGPEERDLKGPFPFALGSPFEVTSPRVECQANVWLKRWKGLERRLGKLILNQGNDAPQGDSWR, encoded by the exons ATGGAT TTGGTGTCCTCCATACTCTCAACCCTCTCTCTGCCTCGTATCTCCATCCTGGCCCCCGACCCTCCACCCTCCacaccctctcctcctcctctacctCCTTCCCCCCTTCAGCATGCTGATGTTCTGTGTGGCAGCTGCCCGCCTGGTTCTGCCCCACAGACTAGCGCCGTTTGGCCAGGCCAGACGCCTGGAACCGGCTTCCCCAGCTGGCCTGCGCAGGCCACCCAGCAGATATTGCCCACCCAGCAGCAGGTCCAGCCCACCCAGCAG GCCTCGCAACCTGCACCGTGCTGGACCGGGCAGCCTAACACTCCATGCTGGTTGGGGACTCAACCGTTGCCCGTCTCTGGACCCAGCCCTCTTCCGGTCCCACCTCAGATCCTAACACCCTCGCCTGCTCCACCTGCAAGCATGATCCCTGCTTCAGCTCCGGCTCAGACCGTGGCTCCGGCTCCGAGTCAAATCTGCCAGCCTTGTTGGCCTGGCCAGTATCAGCCTGCCCAGCCTCCGGTTCAGGTTCAGGTACCCTTTCAGGTCCCGGCTTTATCTCCAGTTCCTGTTCCAGCACCCGCTCCCATTTCCACCCCTACTCATGCTCCAACCCCGAGCCTCCATCCATCTTTGCCAACATGGGCTGCCCATCCTGGTTGGCCATACAACCCCGGACAGCCAGGATGGCCCGGACAGAACCCGGCCCTGGTGCCGAAACACTGGCTGCCGCCAACATCAGGACCACTA AGCGTACCATACAATCTAAACCTGGCTCGAGGTGTCTACGACAAGATGATGATGACCATTCTGGGCCAGATAAAACCTAATGCGAAAAT GTTCACTATAAACTTCCTACGAGGCAATGACATCGCCTTCCACATCAACCCTCGCTTCGGTGAAGGGGGAAAGCAAGTGTTGGTGCGTAATCACAAGGTGGGCGAGCATTGGGGTCCGGAGGAGAGGGACCTGAAGGGACCCTTCCCCTTTGCCCTGGGGAGCCCCTTTGAG GTTACCTCTCCTCGGGTTGAATGTCAGGCTAACGTTTGGCTGAAAAGATGGAAAGGGTTGGAAAGGCGATTGGGAAAGCTGATCCTAAATCAGGGAAATGACGCCCCACAGGGAGACTCCTGGAG ATGA
- the LOC127592623 gene encoding galectin-3 isoform X3 — protein sequence MDLVSSILSTLSLPRISILAPDPPPSTPSPPPLPPSPLQHADVLCGSCPPGSAPQTSAVWPGQTPGTGFPSWPAQATQQILPTQQQVQPTQQASQPAPCWTGQPNTPCWLGTQPLPVSGPSPLPVPPQILTPSPAPPASMIPASAPAQTVAPAPSQICQPCWPGQYQPAQPPVQVQVPFQVPALSPVPVPAPAPISTPTHAPTPSLHPSLPTWAAHPGWPYNPGQPGWPGQNPALVPKHWLPPTSGPLSVPYNLNLARGVYDKMMMTILGQIKPNAKMFTINFLRGNDIAFHINPRFGEGGKQVLVRNHKVGEHWGPEERDLKGPFPFALGSPFEANVWLKRWKGLERRLGKLILNQGNDAPQGDSWR from the exons ATGGAT TTGGTGTCCTCCATACTCTCAACCCTCTCTCTGCCTCGTATCTCCATCCTGGCCCCCGACCCTCCACCCTCCacaccctctcctcctcctctacctCCTTCCCCCCTTCAGCATGCTGATGTTCTGTGTGGCAGCTGCCCGCCTGGTTCTGCCCCACAGACTAGCGCCGTTTGGCCAGGCCAGACGCCTGGAACCGGCTTCCCCAGCTGGCCTGCGCAGGCCACCCAGCAGATATTGCCCACCCAGCAGCAGGTCCAGCCCACCCAGCAG GCCTCGCAACCTGCACCGTGCTGGACCGGGCAGCCTAACACTCCATGCTGGTTGGGGACTCAACCGTTGCCCGTCTCTGGACCCAGCCCTCTTCCGGTCCCACCTCAGATCCTAACACCCTCGCCTGCTCCACCTGCAAGCATGATCCCTGCTTCAGCTCCGGCTCAGACCGTGGCTCCGGCTCCGAGTCAAATCTGCCAGCCTTGTTGGCCTGGCCAGTATCAGCCTGCCCAGCCTCCGGTTCAGGTTCAGGTACCCTTTCAGGTCCCGGCTTTATCTCCAGTTCCTGTTCCAGCACCCGCTCCCATTTCCACCCCTACTCATGCTCCAACCCCGAGCCTCCATCCATCTTTGCCAACATGGGCTGCCCATCCTGGTTGGCCATACAACCCCGGACAGCCAGGATGGCCCGGACAGAACCCGGCCCTGGTGCCGAAACACTGGCTGCCGCCAACATCAGGACCACTA AGCGTACCATACAATCTAAACCTGGCTCGAGGTGTCTACGACAAGATGATGATGACCATTCTGGGCCAGATAAAACCTAATGCGAAAAT GTTCACTATAAACTTCCTACGAGGCAATGACATCGCCTTCCACATCAACCCTCGCTTCGGTGAAGGGGGAAAGCAAGTGTTGGTGCGTAATCACAAGGTGGGCGAGCATTGGGGTCCGGAGGAGAGGGACCTGAAGGGACCCTTCCCCTTTGCCCTGGGGAGCCCCTTTGAG GCTAACGTTTGGCTGAAAAGATGGAAAGGGTTGGAAAGGCGATTGGGAAAGCTGATCCTAAATCAGGGAAATGACGCCCCACAGGGAGACTCCTGGAG ATGA
- the LOC127592623 gene encoding galectin-3 isoform X1, with translation MDLVSSILSTLSLPRISILAPDPPPSTPSPPPLPPSPLQHADVLCGSCPPGSAPQTSAVWPGQTPGTGFPSWPAQATQQILPTQQQVQPTQQASQPAPCWTGQPNTPCWLGTQPLPVSGPSPLPVPPQILTPSPAPPASMIPASAPAQTVAPAPSQICQPCWPGQYQPAQPPVQVQVPFQVPALSPVPVPAPAPISTPTHAPTPSLHPSLPTWAAHPGWPYNPGQPGWPGQNPALVPKHWLPPTSGPLSVPYNLNLARGVYDKMMMTILGQIKPNAKMFTINFLRGNDIAFHINPRFGEGGKQVLVRNHKVGEHWGPEERDLKGPFPFALGSPFEMKILCTQDSFRVAVNNIPLFEFRHRVRELNQINRINILHDVVLTYVNVETLP, from the exons ATGGAT TTGGTGTCCTCCATACTCTCAACCCTCTCTCTGCCTCGTATCTCCATCCTGGCCCCCGACCCTCCACCCTCCacaccctctcctcctcctctacctCCTTCCCCCCTTCAGCATGCTGATGTTCTGTGTGGCAGCTGCCCGCCTGGTTCTGCCCCACAGACTAGCGCCGTTTGGCCAGGCCAGACGCCTGGAACCGGCTTCCCCAGCTGGCCTGCGCAGGCCACCCAGCAGATATTGCCCACCCAGCAGCAGGTCCAGCCCACCCAGCAG GCCTCGCAACCTGCACCGTGCTGGACCGGGCAGCCTAACACTCCATGCTGGTTGGGGACTCAACCGTTGCCCGTCTCTGGACCCAGCCCTCTTCCGGTCCCACCTCAGATCCTAACACCCTCGCCTGCTCCACCTGCAAGCATGATCCCTGCTTCAGCTCCGGCTCAGACCGTGGCTCCGGCTCCGAGTCAAATCTGCCAGCCTTGTTGGCCTGGCCAGTATCAGCCTGCCCAGCCTCCGGTTCAGGTTCAGGTACCCTTTCAGGTCCCGGCTTTATCTCCAGTTCCTGTTCCAGCACCCGCTCCCATTTCCACCCCTACTCATGCTCCAACCCCGAGCCTCCATCCATCTTTGCCAACATGGGCTGCCCATCCTGGTTGGCCATACAACCCCGGACAGCCAGGATGGCCCGGACAGAACCCGGCCCTGGTGCCGAAACACTGGCTGCCGCCAACATCAGGACCACTA AGCGTACCATACAATCTAAACCTGGCTCGAGGTGTCTACGACAAGATGATGATGACCATTCTGGGCCAGATAAAACCTAATGCGAAAAT GTTCACTATAAACTTCCTACGAGGCAATGACATCGCCTTCCACATCAACCCTCGCTTCGGTGAAGGGGGAAAGCAAGTGTTGGTGCGTAATCACAAGGTGGGCGAGCATTGGGGTCCGGAGGAGAGGGACCTGAAGGGACCCTTCCCCTTTGCCCTGGGGAGCCCCTTTGAG ATGAAGATCTTGTGCACACAAGACTCCTTCCGCGTGGCGGTCAACAACATTCCGTTGTTTGAATTCCGCCACCGTGTCCGCGAGCTCAACCAgatcaacagaatcaacatccTGCATGATGTTGTCCTCACTTATGTCAATGTGGAGACACTTCCGTAG